One window of the Insulibacter thermoxylanivorax genome contains the following:
- a CDS encoding acrylyl-CoA reductase family protein: MQPYRALVASLMNEEVQLAIQEQTIDDLPEGDVLIQVAYSSVNYKDALAVRAASRVVKSYPIVPGIDLAGTVAASRDPRFKEGDPVLVTGYELGVSHNGGYSEYARVPGDWVVPLPSGLTLREAMIYGTAGFTAALSIHRLQACGISPERGPLLVTGATGGVGSLALAMLAASGYEVTASTGKAEQRSFLERLGARSIIPREELTPERIRPLDSQRWAGAVDPVGGRSLAYILSTTKYGGAVAVSGLAGGADLPATVYPFILRGVQLIGIDSVYCPMDERLKVWKRMAEEWKPAVLEDLCTEITLDQLPERLISFLSSQHVGRWIVRF; this comes from the coding sequence ATGCAGCCATACCGCGCGCTGGTCGCGAGCCTGATGAACGAGGAAGTACAGTTAGCGATTCAAGAACAAACCATAGATGATCTGCCCGAAGGAGATGTCCTCATCCAGGTCGCCTATTCAAGCGTAAACTACAAAGATGCCCTCGCCGTCCGCGCAGCAAGCCGGGTCGTTAAGTCCTATCCGATCGTCCCCGGCATCGATCTCGCGGGCACCGTTGCCGCTTCCCGCGATCCCCGCTTCAAGGAGGGGGATCCGGTGCTTGTCACGGGATATGAACTCGGCGTCTCTCATAACGGCGGCTACAGCGAATACGCCCGTGTGCCCGGGGACTGGGTCGTTCCCCTCCCCAGCGGCCTGACCCTGCGCGAGGCGATGATCTACGGCACCGCCGGCTTCACGGCTGCCCTGTCCATCCACCGCTTGCAGGCATGCGGCATCTCGCCTGAGCGCGGGCCGCTCCTCGTCACCGGGGCGACGGGCGGCGTCGGCAGCTTAGCCTTAGCGATGCTCGCTGCCAGCGGCTATGAGGTGACCGCTTCCACCGGCAAGGCCGAGCAGCGTTCCTTCCTGGAGCGCCTGGGCGCCCGCTCGATCATCCCGCGGGAGGAGCTGACACCCGAGCGCATCCGCCCGCTGGACAGCCAGCGCTGGGCGGGGGCAGTGGATCCCGTCGGCGGCCGCAGCCTGGCCTATATCCTGAGCACCACGAAGTACGGCGGAGCCGTTGCCGTCAGCGGTCTTGCCGGCGGCGCCGACCTGCCTGCCACCGTATATCCATTCATCCTGCGCGGCGTTCAGCTCATCGGCATCGATTCCGTTTACTGCCCGATGGACGAACGGCTTAAAGTATGGAAGCGGATGGCGGAGGAGTGGAAGCCCGCCGTATTAGAGGACCTCTGCACAGAGATCACGCTGGATCAGCTGCCTGAGCGGCTCATCTCCTTCCTGAGCAGCCAGCATGTGGGCAGATGGATCGTCCGATTCTGA